The Arachis hypogaea cultivar Tifrunner chromosome 14, arahy.Tifrunner.gnm2.J5K5, whole genome shotgun sequence genome has a segment encoding these proteins:
- the LOC112740239 gene encoding protein S40-4 gives MADFGEEEEKDHHQDSAGSRTMMMRVSKDSSSSAWPIPAAPRKIPRANTTLTPSFSSSYDDAKVVKLEGSSSNSSSSTEPMNIPDWSKIYGKSNSKKKRYDYYDDENGDDDGDGDDDMVPPHEWISRRLARTQISSFSMCEGMGRTLKGRDLSKVRNAILTKTGFIE, from the coding sequence ATGGCAGAttttggtgaagaagaagagaaggatcaTCATCAAGATTCAGCTGGTTCAAGAACCATGATGATGAGAGTGTCTAAGGATTCTTCTTCATCTGCATGGCCCATTCCTGCTGCTCCAAGGAAGATTCCAAGGGCTAATACCACATTAACaccctctttctcttcttcttatgaTGATGCCAAAGTGGTTAAACTTGAAGGGTCTTCTTCTAATTCATCTTCATCAACAGAACCTATGAACATCCCTGACTGGTCAAAAATTTATGGTAAGAGTAATAGCAAGAAAAAAAGGTATGATTATTATGATGATGAAAatggtgatgatgatggtgatggtgatgatgatatggTTCCACCACATGAATGGATATCAAGGAGACTAGCAAGGACtcagatctcatcattttcaatGTGTGAAGGAATGGGAAGAACACTCAAAGGAAGAGATCTTAGCAAAGTCAGGAATGCCATTTTGACCAAAACTGGCTTTATTGAGTAG